The following proteins come from a genomic window of Paucimonas lemoignei:
- a CDS encoding periplasmic protein, with product MSTPTVQIVRPAGAGHETLYVLLLCALILLVAGTVVGLHGESQDVHSVATHQLDARRDLTASEQGIYADLRVTLDEIHLLVPEQQTPVTPQQLGDEGFAPFAEDASSVSRGGHAWQMVDASYLGLSQNPTVAGSFLLRVEASKGPDADIWINRDASLTASAAADLSDAALIKAGWKQVVAQFDAGVTRQHKH from the coding sequence ATGAGTACGCCCACCGTTCAGATCGTCCGTCCTGCCGGTGCCGGACATGAAACGCTTTACGTGCTGCTGCTCTGCGCATTGATCCTGCTGGTCGCCGGGACCGTGGTCGGCTTGCATGGCGAGAGCCAGGACGTGCACAGCGTGGCCACCCACCAACTGGATGCCCGCCGCGACCTGACCGCCTCCGAACAGGGCATCTACGCAGACCTGCGGGTGACCCTGGATGAAATCCACTTACTCGTACCGGAACAGCAGACACCCGTGACCCCGCAGCAGCTGGGCGACGAAGGTTTCGCGCCGTTCGCCGAAGACGCCAGTTCGGTCAGCCGTGGCGGACACGCCTGGCAAATGGTCGATGCGTCCTACCTTGGCCTGAGCCAGAACCCGACAGTGGCAGGCTCTTTCCTGCTGCGCGTTGAAGCCAGCAAAGGTCCGGATGCGGACATCTGGATCAATCGCGACGCCTCACTGACCGCCAGCGCTGCCGCCGACCTCAGCGACGCCGCCCTCATCAAGGCGGGCTGGAAACAGGTCGTTGCCCAGTTCGACGCGGGCGTTACGCGCCAGCACAAACACTGA
- the ssaB gene encoding cation ABC transporter substrate-binding protein, protein MPIFLKRRPLLRVVLVGLLATLLAPLASADAKRLRIGITLHPYYSYVANIVGDKAEVVPLIPAGFNPHAYEPRADDIKRIGSLDVVVLNGVGHDDFADRMIQASEKPDIAVIEANQDVPLLAATGVAARGAGKVVNPHTFLSISASIAQVNNIARELGKLDPDNAKTYTANARAYGKRLRQLRADALAKLTKAPNADLRVATVHAAYDYLLREFGLEVTAVVEPAHGIEPSPSQLKKTIDQLRELDVKVIFSEMDFPSTYVETIQRESGVKLYPLSHISYGEYSADKYEKEMAGNLDTVVRAIQEAGA, encoded by the coding sequence ATGCCCATTTTTCTGAAACGCCGACCGTTGCTGCGCGTTGTGCTGGTCGGCTTGCTGGCCACCCTGCTCGCCCCTCTGGCCAGTGCTGACGCCAAGCGTCTGCGGATTGGCATCACCCTGCACCCTTATTACAGCTATGTGGCCAATATCGTCGGCGACAAGGCCGAGGTGGTGCCGCTGATTCCGGCCGGTTTCAACCCCCACGCGTACGAGCCTCGCGCCGATGACATCAAGCGCATCGGCTCGCTGGACGTGGTGGTGCTCAATGGCGTGGGCCACGATGACTTCGCCGACCGGATGATCCAGGCCAGCGAAAAACCTGACATCGCGGTCATCGAAGCCAATCAGGACGTGCCGTTGCTGGCCGCCACCGGCGTGGCTGCACGTGGCGCTGGCAAGGTCGTCAACCCGCACACTTTCCTGTCCATCAGCGCCTCCATTGCCCAGGTCAACAACATCGCCCGAGAACTGGGCAAGCTCGACCCGGACAACGCCAAGACCTACACCGCCAATGCCCGCGCCTATGGCAAACGCCTGCGCCAACTGCGCGCCGATGCACTGGCGAAACTGACCAAGGCGCCCAATGCCGACCTGCGCGTGGCGACGGTGCACGCCGCCTACGATTATCTGCTGCGTGAATTCGGCCTGGAAGTCACCGCTGTGGTTGAACCTGCGCACGGTATCGAGCCAAGCCCTAGCCAGTTGAAGAAAACCATCGATCAACTGCGCGAACTGGACGTGAAAGTGATTTTCTCGGAGATGGACTTCCCATCGACCTACGTCGAGACCATCCAGCGCGAGTCCGGGGTCAAGCTTTATCCCCTGTCGCATATTTCCTACGGCGAATACAGCGCCGACAAGTATGAAAAGGAAATGGCCGGCAACCTCGACACGGTCGTTCGGGCGATTCAGGAGGCCGGTGCATGA
- the znuC_2 gene encoding ABC transporter, whose amino-acid sequence MTLLEKIAMTGNGPALEFADVSLTLGRTGILDHVNFKVRAGSVHALVGPNGGGKSSLIKTMLGQMPHQGQLSLQWPDAPGVIGYVPQALEFDRGLPMTVDDFMAAMCQRRPAFLGLSRHYAGAIGDALERVGMQGKRKRRMGALSGGERQRVLLAQGLIPAPQLLVLDEPMSALDEAGIQVFERLLGDWRQAGITVLWIEHDLEAVKRLADHVTGLNRRVLFDEPAATALTPDRLLTLFSAHPRVANTTTGSAA is encoded by the coding sequence ATGACCCTCTTGGAAAAGATCGCCATGACGGGTAACGGCCCTGCGCTGGAGTTTGCCGACGTCAGCCTGACCCTGGGGCGTACCGGGATTCTGGATCACGTCAACTTCAAGGTCCGGGCCGGTAGCGTCCATGCGCTGGTGGGGCCGAACGGCGGTGGCAAGAGTTCGCTGATCAAGACCATGCTCGGGCAAATGCCGCATCAGGGTCAGCTCAGCCTGCAGTGGCCGGATGCACCGGGGGTCATCGGCTATGTGCCGCAGGCGCTGGAATTCGACCGTGGCTTGCCCATGACTGTGGATGATTTCATGGCCGCCATGTGCCAACGCCGCCCGGCGTTCCTTGGCCTGTCACGGCATTACGCCGGGGCCATTGGCGATGCGCTGGAACGGGTTGGCATGCAGGGCAAACGCAAACGCCGCATGGGGGCGCTGTCGGGCGGCGAGCGCCAGCGGGTGTTGCTGGCGCAAGGCCTGATCCCTGCCCCGCAATTGCTGGTGCTCGACGAACCCATGTCGGCCCTCGATGAGGCGGGCATTCAGGTCTTCGAGCGCTTGCTGGGGGACTGGCGTCAGGCTGGCATCACCGTGCTGTGGATCGAGCACGATCTGGAAGCGGTAAAGCGCCTGGCTGATCATGTCACCGGCCTCAATCGCCGCGTGCTGTTCGATGAGCCCGCCGCCACGGCACTGACCCCTGACAGACTGCTGACCCTGTTTTCGGCCCATCCCCGCGTTGCCAACACCACAACAGGGAGCGCCGCATAA
- the znuB_2 gene encoding ABC transporter, with protein sequence MDYEQFRLFIQGLASSGYLPEALAYGFVVNALLAGLLIGPVLGGLGTLVVVKRFAFFSEAVGHAALTGVAIGILLGEPYTGPYGALFGYCLLFGIVLNYLRNRTGLAPDTLIGVFLSVSLALGASLLLVLAGKINVHILENVLFGSVLTVNGNDLLVLAVVGAMVMGLSLPLYNRIMLASFNPQLAAVRGVAVKTLDYLFVILVTLITVAAVKVIGAILVGALLVIPAAAARLLSQSLKGFFWISVAIATVSTLCGILLPIVFDLPVPSGAAIILVAGMAFALAAIARGTVPSLKGNIG encoded by the coding sequence ATGGACTACGAACAGTTTCGACTTTTCATACAGGGCCTGGCGTCTTCAGGCTATTTGCCCGAGGCGCTGGCTTATGGCTTTGTGGTCAACGCCTTGCTGGCCGGGCTGCTGATTGGCCCGGTGCTGGGGGGCCTCGGTACTCTGGTGGTGGTCAAGCGCTTCGCTTTTTTTTCCGAAGCAGTCGGTCATGCGGCATTGACCGGCGTCGCCATCGGCATCCTGCTGGGTGAGCCCTATACCGGGCCTTATGGCGCGTTGTTCGGCTATTGCCTGCTGTTTGGCATTGTTTTGAATTACCTGCGCAACCGTACCGGCCTCGCTCCCGACACCTTGATCGGCGTGTTTTTGTCGGTGTCCCTGGCGTTGGGCGCGAGCCTGCTGCTGGTGCTGGCGGGCAAGATCAATGTGCACATTCTGGAAAACGTGCTGTTCGGCTCGGTGCTCACCGTCAACGGCAACGATCTGCTGGTGCTCGCCGTAGTGGGTGCGATGGTGATGGGCCTGAGCCTGCCGTTGTACAACCGCATCATGCTCGCTAGCTTCAACCCGCAACTGGCGGCCGTGCGTGGCGTGGCAGTCAAGACCCTGGACTACCTGTTCGTGATCCTGGTGACACTGATCACCGTGGCGGCGGTCAAGGTGATTGGCGCGATTCTGGTTGGCGCCTTGCTGGTGATTCCTGCGGCCGCTGCGCGTCTGCTCAGTCAGTCGCTCAAGGGCTTCTTCTGGATTTCAGTCGCCATCGCCACCGTCAGCACCTTGTGCGGCATTCTGCTGCCCATCGTCTTCGACCTGCCCGTGCCGTCTGGTGCGGCGATCATTCTGGTGGCCGGCATGGCCTTCGCCCTGGCGGCGATTGCCCGTGGCACGGTGCCAAGCCTCAAAGGGAATATTGGATAA